One Brassica napus cultivar Da-Ae chromosome C4, Da-Ae, whole genome shotgun sequence genomic region harbors:
- the LOC106393437 gene encoding glutathione S-transferase T3-like, protein MDPFSEPYGFQNLLNSQQPNPSFSYVIREPSIQVSASDARAFGTGCPEDANEDEVISSDRKERWKWSPTEDKMLISAWLNMSKDPVVGNEQKAMAFWKRIAAYFGSSPQLGGYEKRDTTSCKSRWGKINEGVCKFVGCYDAATKQKSSGQSEDDVLKMAHDIFFNDHKSKFTLEHAWLELRHDQKWCGGLTSNVNSKRRKLDDQSPQSSTSVSWSLGGDEGMARPAGVKAAKGKSKPAVSNGKTSEAEGKLCVDFQNMWEIKQKDFELKEKLNKHKLLDSLITKTEPLTEPEIALKHKLINDMLVA, encoded by the coding sequence ATGGATCCATTTAGTGAACCTTATGGCTTTCAAAATCTCCTAAACAGTCAACAACCAAATCCCTCCTTCTCCTATGTCATTCGTGAACCAAGTATTCAAGTCTCTGCGTCGGATGCGCGTGCATTTGGTACTGGATGCCCTGAAGATGCAAATGAAGATGAAGTCATCTCGTCTGACCGTAAAGAAAGGTGGAAATGGTCACCAACTGAAGACAAGATGCTCATTTCTGCTTGGTTAAACATGTCCAAAGATCCTGTCGTGGGAAATGAGCAGAAAGCAATGGCGTTTTGGAAACGCATTGCTGCTTATTTTGGTTCAAGTCCACAGCTTGGCGGTTACGAAAAGAGAGACACAACTTCCTGTAAATCGAGGTGGGGGAAGATTAATGAGGGCGTGTGCAAGTTTGTTGGTTGCTATGATGCTGCAACCAAACAAAAATCGAGTGGCCAGAGTGAGGATGATGTTTTAAAGATGGCTCATGACATTTTCTTCAATGATCATAAGAGCAAATTCACACTTGAGCATGCATGGTTGGAGTTGAGGCATGATCAAAAGTGGTGTGGAGGTCTGACGAGTAATGTGAACTCTAAGAGAAGAAAGCTTGATGATCAATCACCACAGTCATCAACGTCAGTGTCATGGAGCCTTGGAGGAGATGAAGGCATGGCACGGCCGGCTGGTGTCAAAGCTGCGAAGGGCAAAAGTAAACCGGCTGTGAGCAATGGTAAGACTTCTGAAGCAGAAGGGAAGCTGTGTGTTGACTTTCAGAACATGTGGGAGATCAAGCAAAAGGATTTTGAATTGAAAGAGAAGCTTAACAAGCACAAATTGCTTGACTCCCTAATTACCAAGACAGAGCCATTAACTGAACCAGAGATTGCTTTGAAACACAAGCTCATTAATGATATGTTGGTTGCTTAG